A window of the Pseudomonas gozinkensis genome harbors these coding sequences:
- a CDS encoding heavy metal response regulator transcription factor, with amino-acid sequence MRVLIIEDEEKTADYLHRGLTEQGYTVDLARDGVEGLHLALESDYAVIVLDVMLPGLDGFGVLRALRARKQTPVIMLTARERVEDRIRGLRDGADDYLGKPFSFLELVARLQALTRRSGGHEPVQVSIADLWIDLISRKATRAGTRLDLTAKEFSLLSVLARRQGEILSKTAIAEMVWDINFDSDANVVEVAIKRLRAKLDGPFDEKLLHTIRGMGYVLESRGVQ; translated from the coding sequence ATGCGCGTTCTGATTATCGAAGACGAAGAGAAAACCGCGGACTACCTGCACCGCGGCCTGACGGAGCAGGGTTACACCGTGGATCTGGCCCGCGACGGCGTCGAAGGCCTGCATCTGGCGCTGGAAAGCGACTACGCGGTGATCGTCCTCGACGTGATGCTGCCGGGACTTGACGGCTTTGGCGTACTGCGCGCATTGCGTGCGCGCAAGCAGACGCCGGTGATCATGCTCACCGCCCGCGAGCGGGTCGAAGACCGGATCCGAGGCCTGCGCGACGGTGCTGACGATTACCTCGGCAAACCGTTTTCCTTCCTCGAACTGGTGGCGCGCCTGCAAGCGCTGACCCGGCGCAGCGGTGGCCACGAACCGGTGCAAGTGAGCATCGCCGACCTGTGGATCGATCTGATCAGCCGCAAGGCCACCCGCGCCGGCACCCGACTGGATCTGACGGCGAAAGAGTTTTCGCTGCTCAGCGTTCTGGCCCGGCGTCAGGGCGAAATCCTCTCGAAAACCGCGATTGCCGAAATGGTCTGGGACATCAATTTCGACAGCGACGCCAACGTCGTCGAAGTTGCGATCAAACGCCTGCGGGCCAAGCTCGACGGGCCGTTCGACGAGAAACTGCTGCACACGATCCGGGGCATGGGTTATGTGCTGGAGAGCCGTGGTGTCCAGTAA
- a CDS encoding OprD family porin: MRYPVRFTPLFIAIAATIAPAAHAAESEKQGFVEGASLNLNARNYYMNRNRLQQTDDNIEWGQGFLGKFESGYTEGTVGFGIDAHAMLGLKLDGGGGTDNSSILPVSDGSGKAPGSFSTAGGTLKMRAFDTELKAGDLFLANPVIAGGETRMLPQTFRGLSLTNHSFDGWMIEGGQASFTKPYNQSGHKRIGTSYGTLADGDKSQHLNWAGLAWSGVEGLTSSLYASELKDIWNQYYYDLDYTWTLNDLVTLNPGLHFYHTQDTGDALLGNIDNNTYSLHFTVGIGSHSVTAAYQRVNGNTPFDYISQGDSVYLDNSQQYSDFNGPNERSWKLKYAYDFAGVGLPGLTSALSYSRGTLDLTKVDPDSKGYASWYSAEGRNAKHWERDIDLKYVVQSGQAKDLAVRLQWATNRGGNGYGALDTDTDEYRVIIDYPINVF; this comes from the coding sequence GTGCGTTACCCAGTTCGCTTCACCCCGCTGTTCATTGCAATTGCCGCAACGATTGCCCCCGCTGCCCACGCCGCCGAATCCGAGAAACAAGGTTTCGTCGAAGGCGCGAGCCTCAACCTCAACGCCCGCAACTACTACATGAACCGCAACCGTCTGCAGCAGACGGATGACAACATCGAGTGGGGCCAGGGTTTCCTCGGCAAATTCGAGTCGGGCTACACCGAAGGCACAGTCGGTTTCGGCATCGACGCCCACGCCATGCTCGGTCTGAAACTCGACGGCGGTGGCGGCACCGACAATTCCAGCATCCTGCCGGTCAGTGACGGTAGCGGCAAAGCGCCGGGCTCGTTCTCCACGGCGGGCGGCACCTTGAAGATGCGTGCGTTCGATACCGAGCTGAAGGCTGGCGACCTGTTCCTCGCCAACCCGGTGATCGCCGGTGGCGAGACGCGCATGCTGCCACAGACCTTTCGCGGCCTCAGCCTGACCAACCACAGCTTCGACGGCTGGATGATCGAAGGCGGCCAGGCCAGTTTCACCAAGCCGTACAACCAGAGCGGCCACAAACGCATCGGCACCTCTTACGGCACCCTCGCCGACGGCGACAAGAGCCAGCACCTGAACTGGGCCGGCCTGGCCTGGAGCGGTGTCGAAGGTCTGACCAGCAGCCTGTATGCCTCCGAGTTGAAGGACATCTGGAACCAGTACTACTACGACCTCGACTACACCTGGACGCTGAACGATCTGGTGACCCTCAATCCCGGCCTGCACTTCTATCACACGCAGGACACCGGCGACGCGCTGCTGGGCAACATCGACAACAACACCTACAGCCTGCATTTCACCGTCGGCATCGGCAGCCACAGCGTCACCGCCGCGTACCAGCGGGTCAACGGCAATACGCCGTTCGATTACATCAGCCAGGGCGACAGCGTCTACCTCGACAACTCGCAGCAATACTCGGACTTCAACGGCCCGAACGAGCGCTCGTGGAAACTCAAGTACGCCTACGACTTCGCCGGCGTCGGCCTGCCGGGCCTGACCTCGGCGCTGTCCTATTCGCGCGGCACGCTGGACCTGACCAAGGTCGATCCAGACAGCAAGGGCTACGCCTCGTGGTACAGCGCCGAAGGCCGCAACGCCAAGCACTGGGAACGCGACATCGACCTCAAGTACGTGGTGCAAAGCGGCCAGGCCAAAGACCTGGCGGTACGCCTGCAATGGGCGACCAACCGCGGCGGCAATGGTTACGGCGCACTGGATACGGACACAGATGAATACCGTGTGATCATCGACTACCCGATCAACGTCTTCTAA
- a CDS encoding sensor domain-containing diguanylate cyclase, translated as MIASRTPTVPGTTGRSELLLILGSLLSVIAIVCIVTFLLIREHANAQESATRGATTIAQLIDADVLRTVELYDLTLLGLIAAAQREDLKDVSPQIRHLALFDRSTTARFKGDILLLDKYGEVIADSSRVDPLPGNFADRDYFLAHAFNRDTGMFISRPFKPRCDCDDADQWRISFSRRISSDTGEFLGVAVASMKLDYFDQLFNSLDIGIDSTLNIINNDGILLAQKPYLQSDSIGKSFAARPNVVRILRDSNGNGSFNSISSMDYQQRLYTYSRVGNLPLTVIVALSSEEVFGAWRRTAILISGATGVLCAGLLWLTWLLARELRLRQRAERELAQLAATDALTGVANRRMLDQSLRHEWFRAQRSGKPLSLLMIDADHFKAFNDRHGHQAGDQALRELARVITANVRRPADLVARYGGEEFSVILAETDSVGAQRIAEHVRAAVEQLPRLDGDEMPMTVSIGISTWTAASEISLEQLLFAADKALYQAKEGGRNRVVVA; from the coding sequence ATGATCGCGAGCCGCACCCCCACCGTTCCCGGCACGACCGGACGCTCCGAGCTGCTGCTGATCCTCGGCAGCCTGCTGAGCGTGATCGCGATTGTGTGCATCGTCACGTTCCTGCTGATCCGCGAACACGCCAATGCTCAGGAGTCGGCTACCCGTGGCGCCACTACCATCGCCCAGTTGATCGACGCCGATGTGCTGCGCACCGTCGAGCTGTATGACCTGACGCTACTGGGGCTGATCGCCGCCGCCCAGCGTGAGGACCTGAAAGACGTGTCGCCGCAGATCCGCCATCTGGCATTGTTCGACCGTTCCACCACCGCGCGCTTCAAAGGCGACATTCTGTTGCTCGACAAGTATGGCGAGGTGATCGCCGACTCCTCGCGGGTCGATCCGCTGCCGGGCAATTTCGCCGATCGCGACTATTTCCTCGCCCACGCTTTCAACCGCGACACCGGCATGTTCATCAGCCGTCCGTTCAAACCCCGTTGTGATTGCGATGACGCGGACCAGTGGCGAATCAGTTTCAGTCGGCGCATCTCTTCGGATACCGGCGAATTCCTCGGCGTGGCCGTGGCGTCGATGAAGCTCGATTACTTCGATCAACTGTTCAACAGCCTCGACATCGGCATAGACAGCACCCTCAACATCATCAACAACGACGGCATCCTGCTGGCGCAGAAGCCTTATCTGCAAAGCGATTCGATCGGCAAAAGCTTTGCCGCCCGACCCAATGTGGTGCGAATCCTGCGCGACAGCAACGGCAATGGCAGTTTCAACAGCATCTCGAGCATGGATTATCAGCAACGGCTGTACACCTATTCGCGGGTCGGCAATCTGCCGTTGACGGTGATCGTTGCCCTGTCCAGCGAGGAAGTGTTCGGCGCGTGGCGACGCACGGCGATCCTGATCAGCGGCGCCACCGGCGTGCTGTGTGCCGGCCTGCTGTGGTTGACCTGGCTGCTGGCCCGGGAGCTGCGCCTGCGCCAGCGGGCCGAACGCGAACTTGCGCAGCTCGCGGCGACCGATGCCCTGACCGGGGTCGCCAACCGGCGGATGCTCGATCAGTCGCTGCGTCACGAGTGGTTCCGTGCCCAGCGCTCGGGCAAACCACTGTCATTGCTGATGATCGACGCCGACCACTTCAAGGCCTTCAACGACCGGCACGGGCATCAGGCCGGGGATCAGGCGTTGCGTGAACTGGCGAGGGTCATCACCGCCAATGTGCGGCGTCCGGCAGATCTGGTGGCGCGTTATGGCGGTGAGGAGTTTTCGGTGATTCTCGCTGAAACCGACAGCGTCGGGGCGCAGCGGATCGCCGAGCATGTGCGGGCCGCAGTGGAGCAACTGCCGCGCCTGGACGGCGATGAAATGCCGATGACGGTGAGTATCGGTATCAGCACCTGGACGGCGGC
- a CDS encoding heavy metal sensor histidine kinase produces MSSNSIALRLSGMFTLVALLVFLLIGGALYQQVDKGLGLLPEAELDARYSVLESALNRYGTPEHWVKINAKLKLLGEEDKRIRFWVVSGNPGYEFGEPDALIRAFAQGPLGMRDLQLPNHPYPLKVLLTELPAKDQRPPLRFMISIDTETFHQTQHQLLIALVSLAVIGVLLASALGYWVARIGLKPLIRLSHEAQRLAPPLRAGRLRLSPLPPELEQFVDSFNSTLERVEQAYSRLESFNADVAHELRSPLTNLIGQTQVALTRGRSAEHYFEVLQSNLEELERLRSIINDMLFLASADQGSKATKLTSTSLADEVATTLEYLDFILEDAQVQVHVSGDAQVQIEIAHLRRALINLLSNAVQHTAPGQVIEVQIAVEEHQVSIGVANPGSPIASEHLPRLFERFYRVDASRSNSGNNHGLGLAIVKAIALMHGGDVFVRSDRGMNTFGIHLPV; encoded by the coding sequence GTGTCCAGTAATTCCATCGCCCTGCGCCTGAGCGGGATGTTCACGCTGGTGGCGCTGCTGGTGTTCCTGTTGATCGGCGGTGCGCTGTACCAACAAGTGGACAAAGGCCTGGGCCTGCTGCCGGAAGCGGAACTGGATGCGCGTTACAGCGTGCTCGAATCCGCGCTCAACCGCTATGGCACCCCCGAGCACTGGGTGAAGATCAACGCCAAGCTCAAGCTGCTCGGCGAAGAAGACAAGCGCATCCGTTTCTGGGTGGTCAGCGGCAATCCAGGCTACGAATTCGGCGAACCGGATGCCTTGATCCGCGCGTTTGCCCAAGGCCCGCTGGGCATGCGCGACCTGCAACTGCCCAACCATCCTTACCCGCTGAAAGTACTGCTGACCGAACTGCCGGCCAAGGATCAGCGCCCGCCGCTGCGCTTCATGATCAGTATCGACACCGAGACCTTTCACCAGACCCAGCATCAGTTGCTGATCGCGTTGGTCAGTCTGGCGGTGATCGGCGTGCTGCTGGCGTCGGCATTGGGTTACTGGGTGGCGCGCATCGGCCTCAAACCGCTGATCAGACTGTCCCACGAAGCCCAGCGCCTGGCGCCGCCATTGCGAGCCGGGCGTCTGCGTCTGTCGCCGTTGCCACCGGAACTGGAGCAGTTTGTCGACTCGTTCAACTCGACGCTGGAGCGGGTCGAACAGGCTTATTCGCGGCTGGAATCGTTCAACGCCGACGTCGCCCATGAACTGCGCTCGCCACTGACCAACCTGATCGGTCAGACCCAGGTCGCACTGACTCGCGGGCGCTCTGCCGAGCATTATTTCGAAGTGCTGCAATCGAACCTCGAAGAGCTGGAACGCCTGCGCTCGATCATCAACGACATGCTGTTTCTGGCCAGCGCCGACCAGGGTAGCAAGGCCACCAAACTGACCTCGACCTCGCTGGCCGATGAAGTGGCGACCACCCTCGAATACCTCGACTTCATCCTCGAAGATGCACAGGTCCAGGTCCACGTCAGCGGCGATGCCCAGGTGCAGATCGAGATCGCTCATCTGCGCCGGGCCTTGATCAATCTGCTGAGCAACGCAGTGCAACACACCGCACCGGGACAAGTGATCGAAGTGCAGATCGCGGTCGAGGAACATCAGGTCAGCATCGGCGTGGCCAACCCCGGCTCACCGATTGCCAGCGAGCATTTGCCTCGGTTGTTCGAGCGTTTCTACCGGGTCGATGCGTCGCGCAGCAACAGCGGCAACAACCACGGCCTGGGGCTGGCGATCGTCAAGGCGATTGCGCTCATGCATGGCGGAGATGTGTTCGTGCGCAGTGATCGCGGCATGAACACCTTCGGAATCCACCTCCCCGTCTGA